Proteins found in one Oncorhynchus tshawytscha isolate Ot180627B linkage group LG25, Otsh_v2.0, whole genome shotgun sequence genomic segment:
- the LOC121840813 gene encoding uncharacterized protein LOC121840813 isoform X1, which translates to MERRLAALLFLTERRLAGLLFLTERRLAGLLFLTERRLAALLFLTERRLAGLLFLMERRLAALLFLTERRLAGLLFLTERRLAGLLFLTERRLAALLFLTERRLAALLFLTERRLAGLLFLTERRLAALLFLTERRLAALLFLTERRLAALLFLTERRLAALLFLTERRLAALLFLTEWRLAVLLFLTERRLGCQMELQMGCGLNCAPVCEMSRLERSPKMVTAEGRLSTSPSCSYCDT; encoded by the exons ATGGAGAGGAGGCTGGCCGCGCTCCTGTTCCTGACGGAGAGGAGGCTGGCCGGGCTCCTGTTCCTGACGGAGAGGAGGCTGGCCGGGCTCCTGTTCCTGACGGAGAGGAGGCTGGCCGCGCTCCTGTTCCTGACGGAGAGGAGGCTGGCCGGGCTCCTGTTCCTGATGGAGAGGAGGCTGGCCGCGCTCCTGTTCCTGACGGAGAGGAGGCTGGCCGGGCTCCTGTTCCTGACGGAGAGGAGGCTGGCCGGGCTCCTGTTCCTGACGGAGAGGAGGCTGGCCGCGCTCCTGTTCCTGACGGAGAGGAGGCTGGCCGCGCTCCTGTTCCTGACGGAGAGGAGGCTGGCCGGGCTCCTGTTCCTGACGGAGAGGAGGCTGGCCGCGCTCCTGTTCCTGACTGAGAGGAGGCTGGCCGCGCTCCTGTTCCTGACGGAGAGGAG GCTGGCCGCGCTCCTGTTCCTGACGGAGAGGAGGCTGGCCGCGCTCCTGTTCCTGACGGAGAGGAGGCTGGCTGCGCTCCTGTTCCTGACGGAGTGGAGGCTGGCCGTGCTCCTGTTCCTGACGGAGAGGAGGCTGGGATGTCAGATGGAACTGCAGATGGGGTGTGGCCTAAATTGTGCTCCTGTATGTGAAATGAGTAGGCTAGAGAGAAGTCCCAAAATGGTAACTGCAGAAGGAAGGCTATCCACCAGTCCTAGCTGTAGCTACTGTGACACTTGA
- the LOC121840813 gene encoding uncharacterized protein LOC121840813 isoform X2, whose product MERRLAALLFLTERRLAGLLFLTERRLAGLLFLTERRLAALLFLTERRLAGLLFLMERRLAALLFLTERRLAGLLFLTERRLAGLLFLTERRLAALLFLTERRLAALLFLTERRLAGLLFLTERRLAALLFLTERRLAALLFLTERRLAALLFLTERRLAALLFLTEWRLAVLLFLTERRLGCQMELQMGCGLNCAPVCEMSRLERSPKMVTAEGRLSTSPSCSYCDT is encoded by the exons ATGGAGAGGAGGCTGGCCGCGCTCCTGTTCCTGACGGAGAGGAGGCTGGCCGGGCTCCTGTTCCTGACGGAGAGGAGGCTGGCCGGGCTCCTGTTCCTGACGGAGAGGAGGCTGGCCGCGCTCCTGTTCCTGACGGAGAGGAGGCTGGCCGGGCTCCTGTTCCTGATGGAGAGGAGGCTGGCCGCGCTCCTGTTCCTGACGGAGAGGAGGCTGGCCGGGCTCCTGTTCCTGACGGAGAGGAGGCTGGCCGGGCTCCTGTTCCTGACGGAGAGGAGGCTGGCCGCGCTCCTGTTCCTGACGGAGAGGAGGCTGGCCGCGCTCCTGTTCCTGACGGAGAGGAGGCTGGCCGGGCTCCTGTTCCTGACGGAGAGGAGGCTGGCCGCGCTCCTGTTCCTGACTGAGAGGAGGCTGGCCGCGCTCCTGTTCCTGACGGAGAGGAG GCTGGCCGCGCTCCTGTTCCTGACGGAGAGGAGGCTGGCTGCGCTCCTGTTCCTGACGGAGTGGAGGCTGGCCGTGCTCCTGTTCCTGACGGAGAGGAGGCTGGGATGTCAGATGGAACTGCAGATGGGGTGTGGCCTAAATTGTGCTCCTGTATGTGAAATGAGTAGGCTAGAGAGAAGTCCCAAAATGGTAACTGCAGAAGGAAGGCTATCCACCAGTCCTAGCTGTAGCTACTGTGACACTTGA
- the LOC121840813 gene encoding uncharacterized protein LOC121840813 isoform X3, giving the protein MERRLAALLFLTERRLAGLLFLTERRLAGLLFLTERRLAALLFLTERRLAGLLFLMERRLAALLFLTERRLAGLLFLTERRLAGLLFLTERRLAALLFLTERRLAALLFLTERRLAGLLFLTERRLAALLFLTERRLAALLFLTERRLAALLFLTERRLAALLFLTERRLGCQMELQMGCGLNCAPVCEMSRLERSPKMVTAEGRLSTSPSCSYCDT; this is encoded by the exons ATGGAGAGGAGGCTGGCCGCGCTCCTGTTCCTGACGGAGAGGAGGCTGGCCGGGCTCCTGTTCCTGACGGAGAGGAGGCTGGCCGGGCTCCTGTTCCTGACGGAGAGGAGGCTGGCCGCGCTCCTGTTCCTGACGGAGAGGAGGCTGGCCGGGCTCCTGTTCCTGATGGAGAGGAGGCTGGCCGCGCTCCTGTTCCTGACGGAGAGGAGGCTGGCCGGGCTCCTGTTCCTGACGGAGAGGAGGCTGGCCGGGCTCCTGTTCCTGACGGAGAGGAGGCTGGCCGCGCTCCTGTTCCTGACGGAGAGGAGGCTGGCCGCGCTCCTGTTCCTGACGGAGAGGAGGCTGGCCGGGCTCCTGTTCCTGACGGAGAGGAGGCTGGCCGCGCTCCTGTTCCTGACTGAGAGGAGGCTGGCCGCGCTCCTGTTCCTGACGGAGAGGAG GCTGGCCGCGCTCCTGTTCCTGACGGAGAGGAGGCTGGCCGCGCTCCTGTTCCTGACGGAGAGGAG GCTGGGATGTCAGATGGAACTGCAGATGGGGTGTGGCCTAAATTGTGCTCCTGTATGTGAAATGAGTAGGCTAGAGAGAAGTCCCAAAATGGTAACTGCAGAAGGAAGGCTATCCACCAGTCCTAGCTGTAGCTACTGTGACACTTGA